In Bremerella sp. JC817, the following are encoded in one genomic region:
- a CDS encoding SCO family protein has protein sequence MKPATGIFVSAILLILLGLTMVWAAMNRSPGGGNLPVDDHAGDGATVELDREIPPFQLTSAEEETFDTTSLEGDVWIASFFFTTCPSICKMQNQQIAILQEEFADDGLKFVSITCDPDTDTPEVLRQYAESFQAEPGVWTFLTGDMEKLKKIVEESFLVMFETQTHSDRLMVIDKQGKLRGSFRATDDTDFRRCQKMIKELLAEPYEAKEEPAEKEVAKKDEPKQTMESFQLSDSLDLPFDSKSLKGDIWLGSFFYTSCPGTCILQNMEKAKLRNEFKDRGLKLVSITCDPENDTPAALAGYAERFQADPSRWYFLRGEFDKVKQIGDEFFNIEVAEQYHSDRVFLVNREGKVIGSYRTSQKDQMEELQKKLDETLPKAESAEQPSSDNEKKD, from the coding sequence ATGAAACCGGCAACCGGAATTTTTGTGAGTGCGATCCTGTTGATCCTGCTCGGACTCACCATGGTTTGGGCCGCCATGAATCGATCTCCCGGCGGGGGGAACCTTCCAGTCGATGATCACGCAGGCGACGGCGCCACGGTCGAGCTCGATCGCGAGATCCCACCCTTCCAGTTGACTTCGGCGGAAGAAGAAACGTTTGATACGACGTCGCTGGAAGGAGACGTCTGGATCGCCAGCTTCTTCTTCACCACGTGTCCTTCGATCTGCAAAATGCAGAACCAGCAAATCGCGATCCTACAGGAAGAGTTCGCCGACGACGGTTTGAAGTTCGTCAGTATTACCTGTGATCCCGATACCGACACGCCTGAGGTGCTGCGGCAATATGCCGAGTCGTTCCAGGCCGAGCCGGGCGTGTGGACCTTTCTGACCGGCGACATGGAAAAGCTGAAGAAGATCGTCGAAGAGTCGTTTCTGGTGATGTTTGAAACGCAGACGCATAGCGATCGCTTGATGGTGATCGACAAGCAAGGCAAGCTGCGTGGTTCGTTTCGAGCTACTGACGACACCGACTTCCGCCGTTGTCAGAAGATGATCAAAGAACTTCTCGCCGAACCTTACGAAGCGAAAGAAGAGCCAGCCGAGAAAGAGGTCGCTAAGAAGGACGAACCGAAGCAGACGATGGAAAGCTTTCAGCTGAGCGATAGCCTGGACCTGCCGTTCGATTCCAAGTCGCTCAAGGGGGATATCTGGCTGGGAAGTTTCTTCTATACGTCGTGCCCCGGCACGTGCATTCTGCAGAACATGGAGAAGGCCAAGCTGCGAAACGAATTCAAAGATCGTGGTTTGAAGCTCGTCAGCATCACGTGCGACCCTGAAAACGATACCCCTGCGGCACTGGCCGGTTATGCCGAACGCTTTCAAGCCGATCCAAGTCGCTGGTACTTCCTGCGGGGCGAGTTCGACAAGGTCAAGCAAATCGGCGACGAGTTCTTCAACATTGAAGTGGCCGAGCAGTATCACAGCGACCGAGTCTTCCTGGTGAATCGCGAAGGCAAAGTGATTGGTTCTTACCGCACCAGCCAGAAAGATCAGATGGAAGAGCTTCAAAAGAAGCTGGACGAGACGTTGCCCAAAGCCGAGTCCGCAGAACAACCCAGCAGTGACAACGAGAAGAAGGACTAA
- the cyoE gene encoding heme o synthase, producing the protein MSSGPATLTQRKSPVRQQLSDYLELTKPKIAVLLLVCVTIAAFCASNGQPDILRLIHVIVGTALVAASSCVWNQCLEVHADRQMNRTAQRPIPSGRLSRYSSAMFGTFLGSVGVSYLLATVGLMPALIGALTWLLYVCIYTPMKQMTPWNTTIGAIAGALPMFMGWLAVNPVLDIRAVALFAILFFWQFPHFMAIAWLYREDYAQGGMQMWSVVDRTGTKAGIQAVSGAMALLLVSVVPGVGQIAMGNVLYMLLSLLGGMFMLLASWRFFVIRDEKSARRLLFASLIYLPIQLTLLVLLPAHV; encoded by the coding sequence ATGAGCAGCGGTCCTGCCACTTTGACCCAGCGCAAGTCGCCGGTACGTCAACAACTCAGCGATTACCTTGAGCTGACCAAGCCGAAGATTGCCGTGCTGCTGTTGGTCTGTGTGACCATCGCCGCATTCTGTGCGAGCAATGGCCAGCCTGACATTCTGCGGTTGATCCATGTGATTGTCGGCACCGCGTTGGTCGCCGCCAGTAGCTGCGTGTGGAACCAGTGTCTGGAAGTTCACGCCGATCGTCAGATGAATCGCACCGCCCAACGGCCGATTCCGAGTGGTCGGTTGTCACGTTATTCGAGCGCGATGTTCGGAACCTTTTTGGGTTCGGTTGGCGTATCGTATCTGCTGGCCACGGTCGGCTTGATGCCTGCCTTGATTGGTGCGTTGACCTGGCTCCTGTATGTCTGCATCTACACGCCGATGAAGCAGATGACACCCTGGAACACCACCATCGGCGCGATTGCCGGTGCGTTGCCGATGTTCATGGGCTGGTTGGCCGTCAATCCAGTGCTCGATATCCGAGCGGTGGCGTTGTTCGCCATTCTATTCTTCTGGCAGTTCCCGCACTTCATGGCGATCGCCTGGCTCTATCGTGAAGACTATGCCCAAGGAGGCATGCAGATGTGGTCGGTCGTCGATCGAACCGGAACGAAGGCTGGCATTCAAGCGGTCTCCGGTGCGATGGCCTTGCTGCTGGTGAGCGTCGTGCCGGGCGTCGGTCAGATTGCGATGGGCAACGTGCTTTACATGCTGCTTTCGCTGCTGGGCGGAATGTTCATGCTGCTGGCTTCGTGGCGATTCTTTGTGATTCGCGACGAGAAGTCAGCACGGCGACTGTTGTTCGCTTCGCTGATCTATCTGCCGATCCAATTGACGCTGCTGGTCCTGCTGCCAGCCCACGTTTAA
- a CDS encoding ABC transporter ATP-binding protein, whose protein sequence is MISPRAVSIENVSHRYGKRQALDQVSLAIDPGEIFVFLGPNGGGKSTLFRLLSTLMSLQQGEISILGHGVRTHKQQVRQQLGVVFQMPSLDKKLTVLENIHQQAALYGVTGQTLHDRTELLLSKLELADRRHDIVEDLSGGLRRRVELAKGMLHSPKVLLLDEPSTGLDPAARQAMWRYLEFLRSDQGVTVVLTSHLLEEAEKADRIAILDQGKLVALDTPDALKESIGGDTITIRTRQPQGLIERLQTELNLVATEVSEFVRLETEDGPGTIRAIMQVASDQVDSITLAKPSLEDVFIHMTGRQFTEEVKP, encoded by the coding sequence ATGATCTCTCCCCGCGCCGTATCCATCGAGAACGTTTCCCATCGCTATGGAAAACGGCAGGCACTCGACCAGGTCTCGCTGGCCATCGATCCAGGCGAGATCTTCGTGTTTCTCGGCCCCAACGGCGGTGGCAAGTCGACGTTGTTTCGTCTGCTGTCGACCTTGATGTCGCTGCAGCAGGGCGAGATCAGCATCCTGGGGCATGGCGTTCGCACCCACAAGCAGCAAGTGCGGCAGCAGCTTGGCGTCGTCTTTCAGATGCCGAGCCTCGATAAGAAGCTGACCGTGCTAGAGAACATTCATCAGCAGGCGGCCCTGTACGGCGTGACGGGGCAAACGCTCCACGATCGCACCGAACTGCTGCTAAGCAAGCTGGAACTGGCCGACCGCCGCCATGACATTGTCGAAGATCTTTCGGGCGGGCTACGTCGCCGCGTCGAACTGGCCAAGGGGATGCTGCATTCGCCGAAGGTTCTGCTGCTCGACGAACCAAGTACCGGCCTTGATCCGGCCGCCCGTCAGGCGATGTGGCGATACCTCGAATTCCTTCGTAGCGATCAAGGCGTGACCGTCGTGCTGACTTCGCACTTGCTGGAAGAAGCCGAAAAGGCTGATCGCATTGCGATTCTCGATCAAGGCAAGCTCGTTGCCTTGGATACGCCGGACGCACTCAAAGAATCGATCGGCGGCGACACCATCACGATCCGCACACGGCAACCACAAGGCTTGATCGAGCGGCTTCAAACCGAACTAAATCTGGTCGCGACCGAAGTCAGCGAGTTCGTCCGTCTTGAAACCGAAGATGGGCCTGGGACGATTCGCGCAATCATGCAGGTCGCCAGCGATCAGGTCGACTCCATCACGCTGGCCAAGCCTTCGCTGGAAGATGTTTTCATTCACATGACCGGACGGCAGTTTACCGAAGAGGTGAAACCATGA
- a CDS encoding DUF420 domain-containing protein, producing MDLVTILPHVNASLNGLATLLLVLGFILIKQGKVEAHKWTMLGCFGVSVVFLVCYLVYHGLMQGHSKTFPAYPPAAVRYGYYAMLLTHVVLAAAVPFLAVITIYLGLKDRREAHRKFAKWTFPIWLYVSVTGVLVYLFLYQFFPAEAAA from the coding sequence GTGGATCTGGTAACTATCTTGCCGCATGTGAATGCGTCGCTGAATGGTCTCGCCACGCTGCTTTTGGTGCTGGGCTTTATCCTGATCAAGCAGGGAAAGGTCGAAGCGCACAAGTGGACCATGCTCGGTTGCTTTGGCGTCTCGGTCGTCTTCCTGGTGTGCTACCTCGTTTATCACGGCTTGATGCAGGGACACAGCAAGACCTTCCCTGCGTATCCGCCGGCGGCCGTTCGCTATGGATACTATGCGATGCTGCTGACGCACGTCGTGCTGGCAGCCGCGGTGCCATTTCTGGCAGTCATCACGATTTACCTGGGCCTGAAAGATCGCCGCGAAGCGCATCGGAAGTTTGCGAAATGGACCTTTCCCATCTGGCTTTATGTTTCCGTGACCGGGGTGTTGGTGTATCTTTTCCTATATCAGTTCTTTCCTGCCGAAGCGGCTGCCTGA
- a CDS encoding PQQ-binding-like beta-propeller repeat protein codes for MIFRPWLTLRTAGLVWVLPLLLLEVSQATGQVRDLLARPEFSLTVELPETKNDTNNLLSQVDQQLQQAKWQDAIDTLERLSSRHGSEFISQGKDQVDLGSEYVYYDELKTYLQRRIAEFSRQTPEFLAAYRDRIDPLAQEDLDAAKATGDPEVLSATINDYFLSSHTDEALLVLGDLLLERGRFNEARTAWERISPRFRTPEDPQGVLLAMAGQPMWVAVGGIDWKQHRDHVAALLNEAASSASLATIPDTDVDPAAVWARLCLTSWLEGSQQRAAVELELLQQLHPAAEGYLGGRNTNYAQFLAKLIETNPGSTAISQSSGWPTFAGAYSRTAKATQERKVAEYEPAWSVTLDVQSLSRAPGNNGFGDVRTLEGIPLIAEDGDALLSTFPVVMGDQVIVADENRVRAFQLHSGLPSFPVAGNQVFKRNDLDYGAFLTTGRRVDFNFGPDRMRRGSPLRGMALRFLHALGPARFTLSSDQTKLVARIGTTAIGVPYVQAQFQNPADMVVFDMRKEGKIEARVPPVTELSGPWSFEGTAIVQGNRLYCGMVKSGVRDELAVGCFDWTTSQLIWRKKICTVQPYGSGLVADGEFGHRSHNLLTMVDGVLYYNTNNGVIAALNADRGRMLWLTRYPRMEMVPRSLERAHSQVQRNVNPCIVERGLVISMPLDCERLFALDAATGQLVWQTVPGGLDPTHLIGISGEDVLVSGEQLFWVHVDSGRIRAEFPSVDQAHLDRGFGRGTLVGDQVYWPTRDKVYRLETKLADDGSIVPAAEPIDLSQFGEEGGNLVYSDGQLIVAGPSRLTVYTPVVDDKPPPDASPSQE; via the coding sequence ATGATTTTTAGGCCGTGGCTTACATTGCGAACCGCAGGACTGGTTTGGGTCCTTCCCTTATTGCTCCTCGAAGTATCGCAGGCCACGGGGCAGGTTCGCGATTTACTCGCTCGGCCTGAGTTCTCTTTGACGGTCGAATTGCCTGAGACGAAGAACGACACGAACAACCTTCTGTCGCAAGTCGATCAGCAACTTCAACAAGCGAAGTGGCAAGACGCGATCGACACGCTCGAGCGGCTCTCTAGCCGCCACGGCAGCGAATTCATCTCGCAAGGTAAGGACCAGGTCGATCTGGGAAGCGAGTATGTCTATTACGACGAACTGAAAACATATCTGCAGCGCCGCATCGCGGAGTTCTCGCGGCAGACGCCCGAGTTCCTGGCCGCGTATCGCGACCGGATCGATCCGCTTGCCCAGGAAGATCTCGACGCCGCCAAGGCTACCGGCGATCCAGAAGTACTCTCCGCGACCATCAACGACTATTTTCTCAGCAGCCACACTGACGAGGCCTTGCTGGTCTTGGGAGACCTGCTGCTGGAACGAGGACGTTTTAACGAAGCACGCACTGCCTGGGAACGAATCTCACCCCGCTTTCGCACGCCGGAAGATCCGCAGGGCGTCTTGCTGGCCATGGCGGGGCAACCGATGTGGGTCGCCGTCGGTGGTATCGACTGGAAACAGCATCGCGATCACGTCGCAGCACTGCTCAACGAAGCCGCCAGTTCCGCCTCGCTGGCGACCATCCCGGATACGGATGTCGACCCGGCCGCCGTCTGGGCTCGCCTTTGTTTGACCTCGTGGTTGGAAGGTAGCCAGCAGCGGGCCGCCGTGGAACTGGAACTTCTGCAGCAACTGCATCCAGCGGCAGAAGGTTATCTCGGCGGACGCAACACCAACTACGCTCAGTTCCTGGCGAAGCTGATTGAAACGAATCCTGGTTCGACCGCGATTTCACAAAGCAGCGGCTGGCCAACCTTCGCCGGTGCCTACAGCCGAACGGCCAAGGCCACGCAGGAGCGAAAGGTTGCGGAATACGAACCGGCCTGGAGTGTCACGCTCGATGTGCAGTCGCTTTCGCGTGCCCCAGGCAACAATGGCTTCGGCGATGTTCGCACCCTGGAAGGTATTCCTTTGATCGCGGAAGATGGCGACGCGCTGCTGAGTACCTTCCCGGTGGTGATGGGGGATCAGGTCATTGTCGCCGACGAGAACCGCGTTCGGGCCTTTCAGCTTCACAGCGGTTTGCCATCGTTTCCGGTCGCCGGAAATCAGGTCTTCAAACGAAACGATCTCGACTACGGCGCGTTCCTGACGACCGGTCGCCGCGTCGATTTCAATTTCGGGCCCGATCGGATGCGCCGCGGTTCGCCGCTGCGGGGGATGGCGTTGCGATTCCTCCATGCGTTGGGGCCAGCACGCTTCACGCTCTCTTCCGATCAGACGAAGCTGGTCGCGCGGATCGGGACAACAGCGATCGGCGTCCCTTACGTTCAAGCTCAATTCCAAAATCCTGCCGACATGGTCGTGTTTGACATGCGGAAGGAAGGGAAGATCGAGGCCCGCGTCCCGCCGGTAACCGAGCTTTCCGGTCCCTGGTCGTTTGAAGGAACGGCGATCGTGCAAGGCAATCGGCTCTACTGCGGGATGGTCAAGTCTGGCGTCCGCGATGAACTGGCGGTCGGCTGCTTCGACTGGACCACTTCACAGCTCATTTGGCGAAAGAAGATTTGCACCGTGCAGCCTTACGGCAGCGGTCTGGTCGCGGATGGCGAGTTCGGCCATCGCTCGCACAACCTGCTGACCATGGTCGACGGCGTGCTGTACTACAATACCAACAACGGTGTGATCGCCGCGCTCAATGCCGACCGGGGACGGATGCTCTGGCTTACGCGTTACCCGCGGATGGAAATGGTGCCCCGATCACTCGAACGGGCCCATTCTCAGGTGCAACGCAATGTGAACCCATGCATCGTCGAGCGTGGCCTGGTGATTTCGATGCCGCTCGATTGCGAACGACTGTTTGCCCTCGATGCCGCAACCGGCCAACTCGTTTGGCAAACCGTGCCTGGCGGGCTCGATCCGACGCACTTGATTGGTATCTCCGGCGAAGACGTGCTGGTCAGTGGCGAGCAGCTCTTCTGGGTGCATGTCGACTCCGGTCGTATCCGAGCCGAGTTCCCTTCAGTCGATCAAGCCCACCTTGATCGAGGCTTTGGCCGAGGCACCCTGGTTGGGGATCAGGTCTATTGGCCCACACGCGATAAGGTCTATCGACTCGAAACAAAACTGGCCGACGATGGTTCCATTGTTCCAGCGGCCGAACCTATCGACTTAAGTCAATTTGGCGAGGAAGGTGGCAACCTGGTTTACAGCGATGGTCAACTGATTGTTGCTGGGCCGTCGCGGTTGACGGTTTACACACCGGTTGTCGACGACAAGCCTCCGCCAGACGCGTCGCCCTCTCAGGAATGA
- a CDS encoding ABC transporter permease: MTSEAMPHPSPVAAAMSLCRREIVRFLRQRNRIIGAIGQPIIFWLLFGTGLSGVFKASGQGGGDESFTVYFFPGTLLLIVLFTAIFATISIIEDRNEGFLQSVLVSPIPRWSMVLGKVLGGTILAVGQAMLFLLLSFFVGITLSVGQFLAIFVILVVAAVGLTSLGFWLAWRMDSTQGFHAVMNLLLMPMWLLSGAFFPIPANEAITSTGQWVLSWVMTLNPVTYALGAIRRIMHAETAPSFLGGEATGDYWLPGVGLGVTITVLFAVVMFALACQAAKKTRRGDWI, from the coding sequence ATGACTTCGGAAGCAATGCCTCATCCTAGCCCTGTGGCCGCGGCGATGTCGCTGTGCCGCCGCGAAATTGTTCGCTTCCTGCGGCAACGCAATCGCATCATCGGAGCGATCGGGCAGCCGATCATTTTCTGGCTGTTGTTCGGCACCGGTCTGTCAGGCGTTTTCAAAGCGTCGGGGCAGGGCGGGGGAGACGAAAGTTTCACCGTCTATTTCTTCCCAGGCACGCTGCTGCTGATCGTGCTGTTCACAGCGATCTTCGCGACGATCTCGATCATTGAAGATCGCAACGAAGGTTTCCTGCAGTCGGTCCTCGTTTCGCCCATACCACGCTGGTCGATGGTCTTAGGGAAAGTGCTTGGCGGTACGATCCTGGCAGTCGGTCAAGCGATGTTGTTTTTGCTGCTCAGCTTCTTCGTCGGCATCACGCTCTCTGTCGGTCAGTTCCTGGCGATCTTTGTGATCCTGGTAGTAGCGGCTGTCGGACTGACGTCGCTCGGGTTCTGGTTGGCCTGGCGGATGGATTCGACGCAAGGCTTTCATGCTGTGATGAATTTGCTGCTGATGCCAATGTGGCTGCTGTCGGGGGCGTTCTTCCCGATTCCGGCCAATGAAGCGATCACCTCGACCGGCCAATGGGTGCTGAGCTGGGTGATGACGCTGAATCCGGTGACGTACGCCCTGGGCGCGATCCGCCGGATTATGCACGCCGAGACTGCTCCGAGTTTTCTCGGTGGCGAAGCGACCGGCGACTATTGGTTGCCTGGCGTGGGGCTGGGCGTAACGATTACCGTGTTGTTTGCTGTTGTGATGTTCGCCTTGGCCTGCCAGGCAGCGAAGAAGACCAGGCGAGGAGATTGGATATGA
- a CDS encoding cytochrome c oxidase subunit 3: MSDSHHEHDGHIKLEYHPALPLPLGKLCLWLFLSTEIMFFAGLIGAYVVLRFGAPTGTWPAPHDVYLSEPLGALNTFVLICSSLAIVLCLEAARKNQADSAKKWLIVTFTLGCVFLGVKAFEYQQKFAHGIFPTKEHRRLYDQPDVYYVSAVKVRLEELKSGLTDEQKEEEVGHGMTRGQFIDVMMTGGAQHAARAATQTDNPLEAQAILDSLAYAVWHHAPSEYQVTRLRNEQKSIEAPLAKLEETLKSLDTKKTDINGKLTNPGEGDDKLTDEQMTELRVELGTLMQDVAKTEVDAKPLRERKAFLDVVLADDAHLLNHGISHEMDWMKLPFVIPSGNMWASTYFLLTGFHAIHVIVGLIIFAIVLFGTLDATKANYLENAGLYWHFVDLVWIFLFPMLYLF, translated from the coding sequence ATGTCTGACTCCCATCACGAACATGACGGCCACATCAAGTTGGAGTACCATCCGGCGCTGCCATTGCCGCTGGGTAAGCTTTGCTTGTGGTTGTTCCTGTCGACCGAAATCATGTTCTTCGCCGGCCTGATCGGGGCCTACGTGGTGCTGCGATTTGGTGCACCAACAGGGACGTGGCCGGCTCCGCACGATGTCTACCTCAGCGAACCGCTGGGTGCTTTGAATACCTTCGTGCTGATCTGCAGCAGCCTGGCGATTGTGCTGTGTCTGGAAGCGGCCCGAAAGAATCAAGCCGACAGCGCTAAGAAGTGGCTGATCGTGACGTTCACGTTGGGTTGTGTTTTCCTGGGGGTGAAAGCCTTCGAGTATCAGCAGAAGTTTGCCCACGGCATCTTCCCCACCAAAGAGCATCGTCGTCTCTACGATCAGCCCGACGTCTATTACGTCTCGGCGGTAAAGGTTCGCCTGGAAGAATTGAAGTCGGGACTGACCGACGAGCAGAAGGAAGAAGAAGTCGGCCATGGCATGACCCGCGGGCAATTCATCGACGTGATGATGACCGGCGGCGCTCAGCATGCGGCCCGCGCGGCCACGCAGACCGACAACCCACTGGAAGCCCAGGCCATTCTCGATTCTTTGGCCTATGCCGTCTGGCATCATGCTCCGTCTGAATATCAAGTGACGCGACTTCGCAACGAACAGAAGTCGATCGAAGCTCCATTGGCCAAGTTGGAAGAGACGCTCAAGTCGCTCGACACAAAGAAGACCGACATCAACGGCAAGCTTACCAACCCAGGCGAAGGGGACGACAAGCTGACCGACGAGCAGATGACCGAGCTGCGCGTCGAACTGGGAACCTTGATGCAGGATGTCGCCAAGACCGAAGTCGACGCCAAGCCACTTCGCGAACGGAAGGCGTTCCTGGATGTCGTTCTGGCCGATGATGCCCATCTGCTGAACCATGGGATCAGCCACGAAATGGATTGGATGAAGCTGCCGTTCGTCATTCCCAGCGGCAACATGTGGGCCAGCACCTACTTCCTGCTGACCGGCTTCCATGCCATTCACGTAATCGTTGGATTGATCATCTTCGCCATCGTGCTGTTTGGCACGCTCGATGCGACAAAAGCCAACTACCTGGAGAACGCCGGGCTGTATTGGCACTTTGTCGACCTAGTGTGGATTTTCCTGTTCCCGATGCTGTACCTGTTTTAA
- a CDS encoding cytochrome C oxidase subunit IV family protein translates to MSDSHSHPPTHDQHLHNDETLHATSGNTKYWIVFVALCLLTMCSFLTYFDWWRTSIPPHVSMAFMMAVSCGKALLVMLFFMHLLWEANWKWVLTVPASMMAVFLACMLIPDIGLRTDYYSQARWLHAPVPHVEADQAVDSAAH, encoded by the coding sequence GTGAGCGATTCACACTCCCATCCGCCGACGCACGATCAGCATCTGCACAATGACGAAACCTTGCACGCCACCTCAGGCAATACCAAGTACTGGATTGTCTTTGTGGCCTTGTGCTTGCTCACGATGTGCTCGTTTCTGACTTACTTCGATTGGTGGCGAACCAGCATTCCTCCGCACGTCAGCATGGCCTTCATGATGGCTGTTTCGTGCGGCAAGGCGCTTCTTGTGATGTTGTTCTTTATGCATCTTTTGTGGGAAGCCAATTGGAAATGGGTGCTGACGGTACCGGCCAGCATGATGGCCGTGTTTTTGGCCTGCATGTTGATTCCGGACATCGGTCTCCGTACCGACTATTACTCGCAAGCCCGCTGGCTGCATGCCCCGGTTCCGCACGTCGAAGCGGATCAAGCCGTGGACTCGGCTGCTCACTAA
- a CDS encoding MoxR family ATPase, producing the protein MSSENDAAAAARLAEAYELLQREVGRVIVGQQQVVEQLLIALFAGGHCLLEGVPGLAKTLMVRSLASALHLDFNRIQFTPDLMPSDITGTEIIQENRSTGERAYRFIPGPIFSNVILADEINRTPPKTQAALLESMQEKQVTAGGSKHALPRPFFVLATQNPIEQEGTYPLPEAQLDRFMFNVRIDYPSEMEELEIVKRTTADINTEISPLLTGDEILELSQVVRRVPVADPVAQYAIRLVRMTRRGNDVPSKMEPYIQWGAGPRASQFLVLGAKARAILHGRQFATTDDVKAVALPVLRHRIRTSFNADAEGITTDHVVQQLLDHLPTTVEDRQFVDAFRSSDAG; encoded by the coding sequence ATGAGTAGCGAAAACGATGCCGCCGCGGCGGCGAGACTGGCAGAGGCTTACGAGCTTCTGCAGCGCGAAGTAGGCCGCGTCATCGTCGGGCAACAGCAGGTTGTCGAACAGCTTCTGATCGCCCTCTTTGCCGGCGGTCATTGTTTGTTGGAAGGGGTACCTGGTCTGGCGAAGACGTTGATGGTGCGTTCGCTGGCCAGTGCGCTGCATCTCGATTTCAATCGCATTCAGTTCACGCCTGACTTGATGCCTTCCGATATTACCGGAACGGAAATCATTCAAGAGAATCGCTCGACTGGTGAACGGGCCTATCGGTTCATTCCAGGGCCGATCTTCAGCAATGTGATCCTGGCGGACGAAATCAACCGTACGCCACCGAAGACGCAAGCGGCCCTGCTCGAATCGATGCAGGAAAAGCAGGTCACCGCCGGTGGCAGCAAGCACGCGTTGCCGCGTCCTTTCTTCGTGCTCGCCACGCAGAACCCAATTGAACAAGAGGGAACCTATCCGCTGCCCGAAGCGCAGTTGGACCGTTTCATGTTCAATGTGCGGATCGACTACCCTTCCGAAATGGAAGAGTTGGAGATCGTCAAACGGACGACGGCCGACATCAATACCGAGATCTCGCCACTGTTGACCGGTGACGAAATCCTGGAGCTTTCGCAGGTGGTTCGCCGCGTGCCGGTCGCCGATCCGGTGGCCCAGTATGCGATTCGCCTGGTGCGGATGACGCGTCGCGGGAACGATGTCCCCTCGAAGATGGAACCTTATATCCAATGGGGAGCCGGTCCGCGTGCCAGCCAGTTTCTGGTGCTCGGGGCGAAGGCTCGAGCCATTTTGCATGGTCGCCAGTTCGCGACGACCGACGACGTGAAAGCGGTAGCGTTGCCGGTTCTGCGACATCGTATCCGAACTAGTTTCAATGCCGATGCGGAAGGTATC